One window from the genome of Microbulbifer pacificus encodes:
- the nspC gene encoding carboxynorspermidine decarboxylase: MDLTPRKDYFGEFDPSRVSTPCFVVDEIALRDNLEVLADVQKRSGAKVLAALKAFSMFSIGHIVAEYLSGTCASGINEARLGFEEYGGKDLGKEVHVFSAGYKEQELKEILEFAHHVIFNSFSQWKRYKSLCLEAQKKRPALQFGLRINPEHSEGHTPIYDPCAPCSRLGIVRSLFDGEDLTGISGLHFHTLCEQDFKPLERTIAAVEEKFGDLIPQMEWINFGGGHHITRCDYQVEELIAAVKAFSEKHGVQVYLEPGEAVALFCGVLVGEVVDLTWNGKNQAILDVSATCHMPDVIEMPYRPEITGASLPGELPHSYQLGGQSCLAGDRIGEYSFADPLKVGDRIVFEEMAYYTMVKTNTFNGIPLPSIALWNSDTDELRIVKEFGYEDFKGRLS; this comes from the coding sequence ATGGATCTGACGCCCCGCAAAGACTACTTCGGTGAATTCGACCCCAGCCGAGTCTCCACACCCTGCTTCGTGGTGGATGAAATCGCCCTGCGCGACAACCTCGAAGTCCTGGCCGATGTGCAAAAGCGCAGTGGCGCCAAGGTACTGGCTGCGCTGAAAGCGTTTTCCATGTTCAGTATCGGTCACATTGTTGCCGAGTATCTCTCCGGCACCTGCGCCAGTGGAATCAACGAGGCCAGGCTGGGTTTTGAAGAATACGGTGGTAAGGATCTCGGCAAAGAGGTTCACGTGTTCAGCGCCGGCTACAAAGAGCAGGAGCTGAAGGAAATCCTCGAATTCGCCCACCACGTGATTTTCAATTCCTTCTCGCAGTGGAAGCGCTACAAGTCCCTGTGCCTGGAAGCACAGAAAAAGCGCCCGGCGCTACAATTTGGGCTGCGCATCAATCCGGAACACTCCGAGGGACACACACCGATCTACGATCCCTGTGCACCCTGCTCGCGCCTGGGTATCGTGCGCTCGCTGTTTGACGGCGAAGATCTCACCGGAATCAGCGGTCTACATTTCCACACGTTGTGCGAACAGGATTTCAAACCGCTGGAACGCACGATTGCGGCGGTCGAGGAAAAATTTGGCGATCTGATTCCGCAGATGGAGTGGATCAACTTCGGTGGCGGCCACCATATCACCCGCTGTGATTATCAGGTGGAGGAGCTGATTGCGGCGGTGAAGGCGTTTTCCGAGAAACACGGTGTGCAGGTTTATCTGGAACCCGGTGAGGCGGTGGCACTATTCTGTGGGGTGCTGGTTGGCGAGGTGGTTGACCTGACCTGGAATGGCAAGAACCAGGCGATCCTCGATGTTTCTGCCACCTGCCATATGCCGGACGTGATCGAGATGCCGTACCGTCCGGAAATCACCGGCGCTTCACTACCGGGTGAGTTACCGCACAGCTACCAGCTGGGCGGGCAGAGCTGCCTCGCCGGCGATCGCATCGGCGAATACAGTTTTGCCGACCCGCTGAAAGTCGGCGATCGAATTGTGTTTGAGGAGATGGCCTACTACACCATGGTCAAGACCAACACCTTTAACGGTATTCCGCTGCCTTCGATTGCTCTGTGGAACTCCGATACCGATGAACTTCGGATCGTCAAAGAATTTGGATACGAGGACTTTAAGGGTCGTCTTTCTTAA
- the speB gene encoding agmatinase — MHTEDPNIFLGSEIEQPNPEEALFHILPIPYEETVSYGGGTGKGPAAIIEASHQLETFDNFSSPCELGIYTREAVDVSGPAEQVMENISSATREILALGKMPVGIGGEHSVTWGIIKGYLDAGITDFGVVQIDAHADLRDRYEGHKHSHASVMRLVCEAGIPLFQLGIRAYCEEEMEARKQYNVGYLDAHQLVPTQVQSFELPENFPSKVFFTLDIDGMDPSVFPSTGTPVPGGLGWYQTLNLFESVAKQREIIGFDLLEFAPIEGFHAYEFGAAHLLYKLMGIVQRNRR; from the coding sequence ATGCACACAGAAGACCCCAACATTTTCCTCGGCTCCGAAATCGAACAACCGAATCCGGAAGAAGCCCTGTTCCACATCCTGCCAATTCCCTACGAAGAAACCGTCTCCTACGGCGGCGGCACCGGCAAGGGCCCGGCGGCGATCATCGAAGCCTCCCACCAGCTGGAAACCTTCGACAACTTCTCCTCCCCCTGCGAACTCGGCATCTACACCCGCGAAGCGGTAGATGTCAGCGGCCCCGCCGAGCAGGTCATGGAGAACATCTCCAGCGCCACCCGCGAGATCCTCGCCCTCGGCAAAATGCCCGTCGGTATTGGCGGCGAACACTCGGTCACCTGGGGCATCATCAAGGGCTACCTGGATGCCGGTATCACCGACTTCGGCGTGGTGCAGATCGACGCCCATGCCGACCTGCGCGACCGCTACGAAGGCCACAAGCACAGCCACGCCAGTGTCATGCGTCTCGTGTGTGAGGCGGGCATACCCCTGTTCCAGCTGGGCATCCGCGCCTACTGCGAAGAAGAGATGGAAGCGCGCAAGCAGTACAACGTCGGCTATCTGGACGCGCACCAGTTGGTGCCCACCCAGGTACAGTCCTTCGAACTACCGGAGAACTTCCCCAGCAAAGTGTTCTTCACTCTGGACATCGACGGCATGGACCCGTCAGTCTTCCCCTCCACCGGTACTCCGGTACCCGGCGGGTTGGGCTGGTATCAGACCCTGAACCTGTTTGAATCGGTGGCGAAGCAGCGCGAAATCATCGGCTTCGACCTGCTGGAGTTTGCCCCCATCGAAGGCTTCCACGCCTATGAATTCGGCGCCGCGCACCTGCTGTACAAGCTGATGGGTATCGTTCAGCGCAATCGGCGCTGA
- a CDS encoding DUF6515 family protein, whose translation MNRTVKFLLFGTGLVALLSFAFAAPADAHGGHRGHYHGHGYGGYWGPRYRGPRIGIGVTVPILPAGFVNVAVGGVPYYYHGGYYYRPAPAGYVVVNAPLGASVLTLPGSAVQVQIGGFTYYQYGSAYYQWQPHVGRYVVVPQPTTVVASAGPVAVAPVVGATQPAYTPGQVVSELPVGYTAEVINGIQYYRYGGHYFMPTQRDGREVYVVVQV comes from the coding sequence ATGAACAGGACGGTCAAATTCCTTTTGTTTGGAACAGGACTTGTCGCGCTACTCTCATTTGCCTTTGCCGCACCCGCAGACGCGCACGGTGGTCACCGGGGGCATTACCACGGCCATGGCTACGGCGGCTACTGGGGCCCGCGCTATCGTGGTCCACGCATCGGTATCGGCGTAACCGTGCCCATTCTGCCTGCGGGCTTCGTCAATGTGGCGGTGGGAGGAGTGCCCTATTACTACCATGGTGGTTATTACTACCGCCCGGCGCCCGCTGGATATGTGGTCGTGAATGCACCGCTGGGCGCATCCGTGCTGACTCTACCTGGAAGCGCGGTGCAAGTGCAGATTGGCGGTTTCACCTACTACCAGTACGGCAGCGCCTATTACCAGTGGCAGCCACACGTGGGCCGCTACGTGGTGGTACCGCAGCCGACCACCGTAGTGGCAAGTGCCGGGCCGGTAGCCGTCGCACCCGTTGTGGGCGCCACCCAGCCCGCCTATACACCGGGGCAGGTGGTCAGTGAACTGCCCGTGGGTTACACCGCAGAGGTCATCAACGGCATCCAGTACTACCGCTATGGCGGTCACTATTTCATGCCCACCCAGCGCGATGGGCGCGAGGTATACGTGGTGGTGCAGGTGTGA
- a CDS encoding winged helix-turn-helix domain-containing protein, whose amino-acid sequence MKAYTKAPPLPVERARALVLARQHVHSSWGGGIADLIGHLGALQLDAIQVITRAHLHQLHTRMPRLREAKLLGALERAERERQIFEYWSHAAAYLPVDNYRYARIRMDRIREGQKHWFEKNARLCRFVLDRIRAEGPLKASDFVRAKGGWWSWSEEKKALEQLFHEGELMVSHREGFQKVFDLPERLLPAGVVTAAASEAEYGRYLVRSFLRAQGVGRIEEISYLRKHDRSPVSDAVAAMLKSGELVPVGKDLILAEDLKIEPPVAPRKVRLLSPFDPLVLQRKRLKRLFGFDYQLECYVPGPKRKFGYFCLPILYRDGFAGVVDLKADREERVLRVKALHWRQEPKTGLLSGYNKALGDFARYHGLAAEGLS is encoded by the coding sequence TTGAAAGCCTATACCAAAGCGCCTCCCCTGCCAGTAGAGCGGGCTCGTGCACTGGTGCTTGCGCGCCAACATGTCCACTCCTCCTGGGGTGGAGGCATTGCCGACCTGATCGGACACCTGGGCGCCCTGCAACTGGATGCGATCCAGGTGATTACACGGGCGCATCTGCATCAACTGCATACCCGCATGCCGCGGCTGCGGGAGGCAAAGCTGCTCGGTGCACTGGAGCGCGCCGAGCGCGAGCGGCAGATTTTTGAATACTGGTCTCACGCTGCCGCCTACCTGCCTGTAGATAACTATCGCTATGCGCGCATCCGTATGGACCGCATCCGCGAAGGTCAGAAGCACTGGTTCGAGAAAAATGCCAGGCTGTGCCGCTTCGTGCTGGACCGGATTCGCGCCGAAGGCCCGCTGAAAGCCAGCGATTTTGTACGCGCCAAGGGCGGTTGGTGGAGCTGGAGCGAAGAGAAGAAAGCGCTCGAACAACTGTTTCACGAAGGTGAACTGATGGTGAGCCACCGCGAGGGGTTCCAGAAGGTGTTCGACCTGCCGGAGCGGTTGCTGCCCGCAGGTGTGGTGACGGCCGCGGCCAGTGAGGCGGAGTACGGGCGGTATCTGGTGCGCAGCTTCCTGCGCGCGCAGGGTGTGGGCCGCATCGAGGAAATCAGTTACCTGCGCAAGCACGATCGATCGCCGGTATCGGATGCGGTTGCGGCGATGTTGAAGTCGGGAGAGCTGGTGCCAGTGGGCAAGGATTTGATCCTCGCGGAAGATCTGAAAATTGAGCCGCCGGTGGCGCCCCGCAAGGTGCGCCTGCTGTCGCCTTTTGACCCGCTGGTATTGCAGCGCAAACGTCTGAAGCGGCTGTTCGGCTTCGATTATCAGCTGGAGTGCTATGTACCCGGTCCGAAACGGAAGTTTGGCTACTTCTGCCTGCCGATCCTCTACCGGGACGGCTTCGCGGGGGTAGTGGACCTGAAGGCGGATCGGGAGGAGAGGGTGTTGCGGGTAAAGGCGCTGCACTGGCGGCAAGAGCCAAAGACGGGATTGCTGAGCGGATACAACAAGGCCCTCGGCGACTTCGCCCGCTACCACGGGCTAGCCGCCGAGGGCCTCTCTTGA
- a CDS encoding cyclase family protein, whose product MHRKTRRFSTLGFTFCLLCSAATAGEFPQGQWIDLSHDFADDTLYWPTSDKFAKTTVFAGETDKGYYYSAYNLAGAEHGGTHVDAPVHFGRGRQSVDKIPLQQLIGAGVVIRVADRIGKDRNYLVSTADIERWEKQHGTIEKGSIVLFDTGSAQFWPDPVKYLGTSERGEAAVAKLNFPGLSPEAAVFLVEQRGVNAVGLDTPSIDYGASQQFETHRALFERNVPALENVANLAELPARGFTLIALPMKIRGGSGGPTRVVAFLPEN is encoded by the coding sequence ATGCACCGCAAGACGCGCCGTTTCAGTACCCTGGGGTTCACGTTCTGTCTTCTGTGTAGCGCCGCCACCGCCGGCGAATTCCCGCAGGGGCAATGGATCGACCTCTCCCACGACTTTGCCGACGACACGCTCTACTGGCCCACCTCGGACAAGTTTGCCAAGACCACGGTTTTCGCCGGAGAAACCGACAAGGGCTACTACTACTCCGCCTACAATCTGGCGGGAGCGGAGCACGGCGGCACCCATGTGGACGCGCCGGTGCATTTCGGGCGCGGCCGTCAGAGTGTGGACAAAATTCCGCTGCAACAGCTTATCGGCGCCGGCGTGGTGATCCGGGTAGCGGACCGCATCGGCAAGGATCGCAATTATCTTGTTTCCACCGCGGATATCGAGCGCTGGGAAAAGCAGCACGGCACCATTGAGAAGGGCAGTATCGTGTTGTTCGATACTGGCAGTGCGCAGTTCTGGCCAGACCCGGTGAAATATCTCGGCACCTCGGAGCGCGGCGAGGCGGCCGTAGCCAAGCTGAACTTTCCCGGTCTGTCGCCGGAGGCCGCCGTATTTCTGGTTGAGCAGCGTGGAGTGAACGCGGTGGGATTGGATACGCCAAGTATCGACTACGGCGCCTCACAACAGTTTGAAACCCACCGTGCACTGTTCGAGCGAAATGTCCCGGCGCTGGAAAATGTCGCCAACCTGGCAGAATTACCGGCGAGAGGATTCACACTGATTGCACTGCCGATGAAAATTCGCGGGGGCAGTGGTGGGCCCACGCGAGTCGTGGCGTTTTTACCGGAGAACTGA
- the bioC gene encoding malonyl-ACP O-methyltransferase BioC, whose amino-acid sequence MNLALIHGWGGDSRCWSPLLNEMKNFSGQVVSIDLPGFGARAQDSWPDTETLLAQLEAQLPQDCLLLGWSLGGMLATQLAAVSKKVRGLVTIATNARFVAQRDWPGMEAEMFAEFCRLQRAQPEKNWSRFCGLEARGDAEMRGLLKTLKSWQPLSIPDSWSDALDCLGDLDNREILAGFAVPALHIFGEGDALVPVTAAEQIEHAGGKVKIIASAGHCPHLSRPLEIVTLLREFSESLSHQAAPLKKSSVARAFGRAAASYDAAAHLQRAVCRDLLSRAGEHWSPKRILDLGSGTGYGGELLRKRFPEAEIIALDLAPEMLAYALTHRPVCNGYVAADAEQLPLADKSIDLVFSSFALQWCYRLPQLFAEIRRVMAPGAHALISTLVPGTLYELQDSWATVDSDVHVNRFLPAEEWGEACESNGLEYIASVEQRVLHFDSVKSLMRELKSIGAHNVNRAAGKGLLSREKLRRFTDTYEQKRTGAGLPATYQVLYLQLVQRKGEIAALDTALSG is encoded by the coding sequence ATGAATCTCGCGCTGATCCACGGCTGGGGCGGTGACTCCCGCTGTTGGTCTCCACTGTTGAATGAAATGAAAAATTTCTCGGGGCAGGTGGTGAGCATCGACCTTCCCGGTTTCGGCGCGCGCGCGCAGGATTCCTGGCCGGACACGGAAACACTGCTCGCGCAACTGGAGGCACAGCTGCCGCAGGATTGCCTGTTGCTGGGCTGGTCGCTGGGAGGAATGCTGGCGACGCAACTGGCGGCGGTCAGTAAAAAAGTCCGCGGGCTGGTGACCATCGCCACCAATGCGCGCTTTGTCGCACAGCGCGACTGGCCCGGGATGGAAGCGGAAATGTTTGCGGAATTCTGTCGCCTTCAGCGCGCGCAACCGGAAAAAAACTGGTCGCGCTTCTGCGGACTGGAGGCGCGCGGGGATGCGGAAATGCGCGGCCTGCTGAAAACTCTGAAGAGCTGGCAGCCGTTGTCGATACCAGACAGCTGGAGCGATGCATTGGACTGTCTTGGCGATCTGGACAACCGCGAAATACTGGCTGGTTTTGCAGTGCCCGCGCTGCATATTTTCGGCGAGGGGGATGCGCTGGTACCGGTGACGGCCGCGGAGCAGATTGAACATGCCGGTGGTAAAGTAAAAATCATCGCCAGCGCAGGGCACTGTCCGCACCTGAGCCGCCCGCTGGAAATCGTCACGCTGCTGCGGGAATTTTCTGAGTCACTGAGTCATCAAGCGGCGCCCCTGAAAAAATCCTCGGTAGCGCGCGCGTTCGGCCGTGCCGCCGCCAGCTACGACGCCGCCGCACATCTGCAGCGCGCGGTCTGTCGCGACCTGTTGAGTCGCGCCGGTGAACATTGGTCGCCAAAGCGGATTCTGGATCTCGGCAGCGGCACCGGTTATGGCGGTGAGCTGTTGCGCAAACGCTTTCCCGAGGCGGAAATCATAGCGCTGGATCTGGCACCGGAAATGCTGGCATATGCTCTTACCCACCGCCCGGTCTGCAATGGCTATGTGGCCGCCGATGCGGAGCAATTGCCACTGGCGGACAAATCCATCGACCTGGTGTTTTCCAGTTTCGCGCTGCAGTGGTGCTACCGGCTGCCGCAGCTGTTTGCGGAGATTCGCCGGGTGATGGCGCCCGGTGCACACGCTCTTATCTCTACACTGGTGCCCGGCACTCTGTATGAATTGCAAGACAGTTGGGCGACAGTGGACAGCGATGTACACGTCAATCGCTTTCTTCCCGCGGAAGAATGGGGCGAGGCCTGTGAGAGCAACGGTCTAGAGTACATCGCGAGTGTTGAGCAGCGAGTACTGCATTTTGACAGTGTAAAAAGCCTGATGCGCGAGCTGAAAAGTATCGGCGCCCACAACGTCAATCGCGCTGCGGGCAAGGGTTTGCTGAGCCGGGAAAAACTGCGCAGGTTTACCGATACCTACGAACAAAAACGCACGGGTGCCGGTCTGCCGGCCACCTATCAGGTACTGTATCTGCAGCTGGTGCAGCGAAAAGGCGAGATCGCCGCTCTGGATACGGCGCTCTCCGGTTGA
- the bioF gene encoding 8-amino-7-oxononanoate synthase — MVVSSLQHFLNTCLAERRAQQLYRQHKLLDTAPAPVAVVDGRELVTFSSNDYLGLATHPEVIAAQQRGAELGAGATASHLVNGHFHIHQQLQDKIAEITGREAALLFGSGYMANVGVINALVGRGDFVVQDKLNHASLIDGGRISGAQYLRFAHSDLTALETQLQRARKKNDGKILLAVDGVYSMDGDIAPLAPMAELCQKYDAWLMVDEAHGFGVMGSDAFPCAGSAAAAGLDQEAAPIVMGTLGKAAGNGGAFVAGSRALIDYLTQFARTYIYTTGMPPAVAAGCRRALELMQELPLRQRLQQRIDYFRQRAAERGLPLENSTSAIQPLLLGCEKRVLSVSELLQQSGYLVGAIRPPTVPAGTARLRITLSAAHSETQIDGLLNALATALESAEAAV; from the coding sequence ATTGTTGTGTCCAGCCTGCAGCATTTTCTGAACACGTGCCTGGCCGAGCGCCGGGCGCAGCAGTTGTACCGCCAGCACAAGCTCCTCGATACCGCACCGGCCCCGGTGGCGGTGGTGGACGGGCGCGAGCTGGTCACATTCAGCAGCAACGATTATCTCGGTTTGGCCACCCACCCCGAAGTGATTGCCGCGCAGCAGCGCGGCGCTGAGCTCGGTGCCGGTGCCACCGCGTCCCATCTGGTCAACGGCCATTTTCACATCCACCAGCAACTGCAAGACAAGATCGCCGAGATCACCGGTCGCGAGGCCGCACTGCTGTTTGGCAGTGGCTATATGGCGAATGTCGGTGTGATCAACGCATTGGTCGGTCGCGGGGATTTTGTGGTGCAGGACAAACTCAACCACGCCTCGCTGATCGATGGCGGTCGCATTTCCGGTGCCCAGTACCTGCGTTTTGCGCACAGTGATCTGACCGCTCTGGAAACGCAGCTACAGCGGGCCCGTAAAAAAAATGACGGGAAAATCCTGCTGGCGGTGGACGGCGTCTACAGCATGGACGGCGACATCGCACCGCTCGCGCCGATGGCCGAACTTTGCCAGAAGTACGACGCCTGGCTGATGGTGGATGAGGCCCACGGCTTTGGTGTCATGGGCAGTGACGCTTTTCCCTGTGCCGGCAGTGCCGCTGCCGCGGGGCTCGATCAGGAAGCGGCACCGATTGTCATGGGCACCCTCGGTAAAGCCGCCGGGAACGGCGGCGCGTTTGTCGCCGGTTCGCGTGCCCTGATCGACTACCTCACCCAATTTGCCCGTACCTACATATACACCACGGGCATGCCGCCTGCGGTGGCCGCCGGTTGCCGGAGAGCGCTGGAATTGATGCAGGAACTGCCGTTGCGGCAGAGGCTGCAACAGCGTATCGACTATTTCCGTCAGCGCGCGGCGGAGCGCGGCCTGCCACTGGAGAATTCCACCAGTGCGATTCAGCCATTGCTGCTCGGTTGCGAGAAGCGCGTATTGTCGGTCAGCGAACTGTTGCAGCAGTCGGGTTATCTTGTTGGCGCCATTCGCCCACCCACGGTACCGGCGGGTACTGCGCGCCTGCGTATTACCCTGTCCGCGGCCCACAGTGAAACTCAGATCGACGGTCTGTTGAATGCGCTGGCTACCGCGCTGGAATCCGCGGAGGCAGCGGTATGA
- the bioB gene encoding biotin synthase BioB has protein sequence MSSASSQYGQIRHDWTRQQVLDLFALPFSDLMFTAQLVHRQHFDANRVQVSTLCSIKTGACPEDCSYCPQSARYDTGLEREKLMKVEKVVEEARAAKASGATRFCMGAAWRSPKKKDMPYVTQMVKEVKALGLETCMTLGMLTDDQAKDLADAGLDYYNHNLDTSPEYYGDIITTRTYEDRLNTLANVRAAGMKVCAGGIIGLGEEEKDRAGLLMQLANLSEHPESVPINMLVKVAGTPLENNKDLDPFEFIRCIAVARIMMPKSHVRLSAGRESMNDEMQSLAFLAGANSIFYGEKLLTTANPEANKDMQLFARLGIKPEEYQQYADESAVEAELQAQITEQQNDRFFYDAAKA, from the coding sequence ATGTCTTCCGCTTCCTCCCAGTACGGTCAGATCCGCCATGACTGGACCCGCCAGCAGGTGCTGGACCTGTTCGCGCTGCCGTTCAGCGATCTCATGTTCACCGCGCAGCTGGTGCACCGTCAGCACTTCGATGCCAACCGCGTCCAGGTGAGCACGCTCTGCTCCATCAAGACCGGCGCCTGCCCGGAAGACTGCAGCTATTGCCCGCAGAGCGCCCGCTACGATACCGGCCTGGAGCGCGAGAAACTGATGAAGGTGGAAAAGGTGGTGGAAGAGGCGCGTGCGGCCAAGGCCAGCGGCGCCACCCGTTTCTGCATGGGCGCCGCCTGGCGTTCACCGAAGAAAAAAGACATGCCCTACGTCACCCAGATGGTGAAGGAAGTAAAGGCGCTGGGCCTCGAAACCTGTATGACCCTGGGCATGCTCACGGACGACCAGGCCAAAGACCTGGCGGACGCCGGCCTCGATTACTACAACCACAACCTGGATACCTCGCCGGAATACTACGGCGATATCATCACCACCCGCACCTACGAAGACCGCCTGAATACACTGGCGAATGTGCGCGCGGCGGGCATGAAAGTCTGTGCGGGTGGCATCATCGGTCTGGGTGAAGAGGAAAAAGACCGCGCGGGCCTGCTGATGCAGCTGGCGAATCTGTCCGAGCACCCGGAATCGGTGCCGATCAATATGCTGGTGAAGGTGGCCGGCACCCCGCTGGAGAATAATAAGGATCTCGATCCGTTCGAGTTCATCCGCTGCATCGCCGTGGCGCGCATCATGATGCCGAAATCCCATGTGCGCCTGTCTGCCGGCCGCGAATCCATGAACGACGAGATGCAGTCGCTGGCGTTTCTCGCCGGAGCCAACTCGATTTTCTACGGGGAAAAACTGCTGACCACCGCCAATCCGGAAGCCAACAAGGACATGCAGTTGTTCGCGCGCCTCGGCATAAAGCCGGAGGAGTACCAGCAGTACGCGGACGAATCCGCGGTGGAAGCGGAGCTGCAGGCGCAGATCACTGAACAGCAGAACGACCGGTTCTTCTACGACGCCGCCAAGGCGTAA
- a CDS encoding ComF family protein: MLRLFRQLLERSLSRCLLCGSGDQVHAGICAPCQRDLPIIHHACDQCALPLENISDRTCPQCLQYPPPQSRSRASWNYAYPVAQLIQRFKYRRDFAAGRTLAELTAETIGRQLRAEAPPDLLVPVPLHWRKQLSRGYNQAQLIADILGRHWQIPVDHRTLRKVAHTGSQQQLRRSQRLKNLARSFAASSRVAGLHIGLVDDVITTGATVEAAAQSLLRAGASQVSVYALARTP; encoded by the coding sequence ATGCTGAGACTTTTTCGTCAGTTGCTCGAACGCAGCCTGAGCCGCTGCCTGCTATGCGGCAGCGGCGATCAGGTCCACGCCGGCATCTGCGCGCCCTGCCAGCGCGATCTGCCGATTATCCACCACGCCTGTGACCAGTGCGCGCTGCCGCTTGAGAACATCAGTGACCGTACATGCCCCCAGTGTCTACAGTATCCGCCACCCCAAAGCCGCAGCCGCGCCAGCTGGAATTACGCCTATCCGGTGGCACAGCTGATTCAGCGCTTCAAGTACCGGCGCGATTTCGCCGCCGGCCGCACGCTCGCGGAACTGACCGCAGAAACGATCGGACGGCAGCTCCGGGCTGAAGCTCCCCCGGATCTGCTGGTACCGGTACCCCTGCACTGGCGCAAGCAGCTCTCCCGCGGCTACAACCAGGCTCAGCTGATTGCGGACATCCTCGGCCGGCACTGGCAGATCCCGGTGGATCACCGCACCCTGCGCAAGGTGGCTCACACCGGCAGCCAGCAGCAGCTGCGCCGCAGCCAGCGGCTGAAAAACCTCGCGCGCAGCTTCGCTGCCTCCTCGCGGGTGGCAGGACTGCATATCGGCCTGGTGGACGACGTCATCACCACCGGCGCCACCGTGGAGGCGGCGGCCCAGTCACTTCTGCGCGCCGGCGCTAGTCAGGTGAGTGTCTACGCTCTGGCCAGAACCCCCTAA
- a CDS encoding beta-ketoacyl-ACP synthase III, which yields MSEYKMPRGIVISGTGLWTPPEAISNDELVAAFNAHSEKFNRDNAAAIEAGEVEAKPFSSAEFIEKASGIKSRYVISKEGILDPERMRPYLPERADDELCLQAEMGLKAAKLALEKANKKPEDIDAVIVGASYLQRAYPAIAIEIQGALGIDGFAFDMEVACSSATFALQRAVDAVSSGSARAVLVINPELASPQVDYTDRDSHFIFGDVAVASVVERREFCNADTAWEILGTKAKTLFSNNIRSNFSYTARAADVDAFGPGKLFRQNGRKVFKEVCPMAAAHLESQVEALGIEPNAVSRWWLHQANINMNQLIAKKLMGDDATPERAPIVLDRYANTGCAGSVIAFNLHNDDLPVGSKGVICSFGAGYSIGSLAMEKIAI from the coding sequence ATGAGCGAATACAAAATGCCCCGGGGCATCGTAATCAGCGGCACCGGCCTGTGGACTCCTCCGGAAGCCATCAGCAACGACGAGCTGGTAGCGGCGTTCAACGCCCACTCGGAGAAATTCAACCGCGACAACGCCGCCGCCATTGAGGCCGGCGAGGTGGAGGCCAAGCCCTTTTCCTCCGCGGAATTTATTGAAAAGGCATCCGGCATCAAGAGCCGCTATGTGATCAGTAAAGAGGGCATCCTCGACCCGGAGCGCATGCGCCCCTACCTGCCAGAGCGTGCCGACGACGAGCTGTGCCTGCAGGCGGAGATGGGTCTGAAGGCGGCCAAGCTGGCGCTGGAAAAGGCCAACAAGAAGCCCGAGGACATCGATGCAGTGATCGTGGGCGCCTCCTATCTGCAGCGCGCCTATCCGGCGATCGCCATTGAAATCCAGGGCGCACTGGGCATCGACGGCTTCGCGTTTGATATGGAAGTGGCCTGTTCCTCCGCCACCTTCGCACTGCAGCGCGCGGTGGATGCGGTGAGTTCCGGTTCCGCCCGCGCGGTGCTGGTGATCAACCCGGAGCTGGCATCGCCACAGGTGGATTACACCGACCGCGACAGCCACTTTATTTTTGGCGATGTGGCGGTGGCCAGCGTGGTGGAGCGCCGCGAATTCTGCAACGCGGATACCGCCTGGGAAATTCTCGGCACCAAAGCGAAGACACTGTTCTCCAACAATATCCGTTCCAACTTCAGCTACACCGCCCGCGCCGCCGATGTGGACGCCTTCGGTCCCGGCAAGCTGTTCCGCCAGAACGGGCGCAAGGTGTTCAAAGAGGTCTGTCCCATGGCCGCCGCCCATCTGGAAAGCCAGGTAGAAGCGCTGGGCATCGAGCCCAATGCGGTGAGCCGCTGGTGGCTGCACCAGGCCAATATCAATATGAACCAGCTGATCGCAAAGAAACTGATGGGCGACGATGCCACGCCGGAACGCGCGCCGATTGTACTGGACCGCTACGCCAACACCGGCTGCGCAGGCTCGGTGATCGCGTTCAACCTGCACAATGATGATCTGCCGGTGGGCAGCAAGGGCGTGATCTGTTCATTCGGTGCCGGCTACTCCATTGGCAGCCTGGCGATGGAAAAGATCGCGATTTAA